One stretch of Trichocoleus desertorum ATA4-8-CV12 DNA includes these proteins:
- a CDS encoding glycosyltransferase family 1 protein has product MRIALFTETFLPKVDGIVTRLRHTVEHLQRAGDQVLIFSPDGGLTEYKGAKIYGVPGIPLPLYPELKLAFPRPSIGEALERFRPDLVHIVNPAVLGLAGLYYSKTLKIPLVASYHTHLPKYLEHYGLGMLEGLLWELLKAGHNQAQLNLCTSTAMVEELTAHGIERVDLWQRGVDTETFQPDLASQEMRSRLSQGHPEAPLLLYVGRLSAEKEIDRIKPILEAIPNARLALVGDGPYRQELEKHFAGTPTHFVGYLGGKELASAFASADAFVFPSRTETLGLVLLEAMAAGCPVVAARSGGIPDIVTDGVNGYLFDPSNEQGAIAATRTLLDQVEQRETLRHNARLEAERWGWAAATRQLQSYYRAVVTSQALPSAA; this is encoded by the coding sequence ATGCGAATTGCTCTATTCACTGAAACCTTTTTGCCCAAGGTTGATGGAATTGTCACGCGCCTACGCCATACGGTTGAGCATTTACAGCGTGCTGGCGACCAAGTACTCATTTTTTCTCCAGATGGAGGATTGACGGAGTACAAAGGTGCCAAAATTTATGGGGTACCAGGAATTCCACTGCCGCTGTACCCGGAGCTGAAGCTGGCTTTTCCTCGTCCTTCGATTGGGGAAGCCTTAGAGCGATTTCGGCCAGATCTGGTTCATATCGTCAATCCGGCTGTCCTAGGATTGGCAGGTCTCTACTATAGTAAAACGCTAAAAATTCCGTTAGTTGCTTCTTACCATACCCATCTCCCCAAATACTTAGAGCACTACGGCTTGGGCATGCTAGAAGGTTTGCTGTGGGAATTGCTCAAAGCGGGGCACAACCAAGCTCAACTAAATTTATGTACCTCCACCGCCATGGTGGAAGAATTAACCGCCCACGGGATTGAACGGGTGGACCTCTGGCAACGAGGCGTAGACACAGAAACCTTCCAGCCTGATTTGGCAAGTCAGGAAATGCGATCGCGTCTCAGTCAAGGCCATCCAGAAGCACCGTTATTGCTCTATGTCGGTCGTCTTTCCGCTGAAAAAGAAATCGATCGGATCAAACCCATCCTAGAAGCAATTCCTAACGCTCGCTTGGCTTTAGTGGGAGATGGCCCCTATCGCCAAGAACTAGAAAAGCATTTTGCTGGCACCCCCACCCACTTCGTTGGTTATCTCGGAGGCAAAGAGCTAGCCAGTGCCTTTGCCTCTGCTGATGCCTTTGTCTTTCCTTCTCGAACTGAAACTTTAGGGCTAGTGCTTTTAGAAGCAATGGCCGCAGGGTGCCCCGTAGTTGCGGCTCGCTCCGGCGGTATTCCTGACATTGTGACCGATGGCGTCAATGGCTACCTGTTTGATCCCAGCAATGAGCAAGGGGCGATCGCGGCGACCCGAACTTTGTTAGATCAAGTGGAGCAACGCGAAACTCTCCGGCACAATGCTCGTCTGGAAGCAGAACGTTGGGGTTGGGCAGCAGCGACCCGTCAACTTCAAAGTTATTATCGCGCTGTAGTTACCTCCCAAGCCCTGCCTTCAGCCGCTTAG